The Trinickia acidisoli genome includes a window with the following:
- a CDS encoding polysaccharide biosynthesis/export family protein, with amino-acid sequence MAGMSAYAQDAGTVDLPPLPPSLQCNAQSGQGNCDAAASSVAASIRTQGLGRSSLNSPRLLGASAASSDPASSALGSKSAESEASERDARRGVAQIDPPTALQKFVTRTTGRILPIFGQNLFTRGAGQAYAPVQDVPAPADYVIGPGDEIVLSLWGGVDGQLRLTVDRDGQIAIPKIGTVTVAGVKAAALNSVLKGAVGRVYTHFGANATLDRLHSVQVYVVGRARHPGAYTVSGLSTLVNALFESGGPAPNGSMRRIELRRDGALVTTLDLYDFITQGKAAGDVHLEQGDVIVIPPAGPRVALLGALDTPAIYELKSNDESLQQLLKYAGGVNALTGRSKVLIERIDPTQARAPRTVEELKLDAAGLASTVKDGDVITLFDISPQFANAVTLRGNVAAPLRYPYKPGMTLADLLPDPDALLTPDYFTRKNILVQYDRPERSGQYQQGAQSGQNGQSGQDGQDGQDGQSGQLLDRTKAEVKNLVDEPDWNYAVIERLNHNDLRTQLIPFNLGDVVLKKDPKANLPLEPGDVVTIFGTKDMRLPLADETRLVRVDGEVRAAGIYELRPGDTLQTVLRRAGGTTPQAYLYGLELTREQTRKDQQRNLDAALARAERQAGSQLAAALANVPDGDKAVQDQIVDAQQSELQTLHSLKPNGRVSLDLPTSVDRVAELPDVPLEGGDAVYVPPMPSYVMVVGAVDNENAQLWGPGRTVGDALRAAGVQQDVADSSGAFVLRADGSVLRKNSTTWFHSFNATPLMPGDTVVMPEKLDRRSTMTKVVAGLKDWTQVLANFGLGAAAIKVLR; translated from the coding sequence ATGGCCGGCATGTCCGCCTATGCGCAGGATGCCGGCACCGTCGACCTGCCGCCGTTGCCGCCCTCCCTTCAGTGCAACGCGCAAAGCGGTCAGGGCAATTGCGATGCGGCGGCGTCGTCGGTAGCCGCTTCGATTCGCACGCAGGGTCTCGGGAGATCATCGCTGAATTCACCGAGACTGCTTGGCGCGTCGGCCGCATCGAGCGACCCGGCATCATCGGCGCTTGGGTCGAAGAGCGCCGAGAGCGAGGCGAGTGAGCGCGATGCACGACGGGGCGTCGCTCAGATCGATCCGCCGACGGCACTGCAGAAGTTCGTCACGCGTACCACCGGCCGGATATTGCCCATCTTTGGACAGAATCTCTTCACACGTGGAGCGGGACAAGCCTATGCGCCAGTGCAAGATGTGCCCGCGCCGGCGGACTATGTCATTGGGCCCGGCGACGAAATCGTGCTGAGCCTCTGGGGCGGCGTCGATGGCCAATTGCGCCTCACCGTCGATCGCGATGGGCAGATCGCGATCCCGAAGATCGGCACCGTGACGGTTGCGGGGGTGAAGGCCGCAGCGCTGAACAGCGTCTTGAAAGGTGCGGTTGGCCGCGTCTACACTCATTTCGGCGCCAATGCCACGCTCGACCGTCTTCACTCGGTTCAAGTCTATGTGGTGGGGCGTGCTCGCCACCCGGGCGCCTACACGGTGTCGGGCCTCTCCACGCTCGTCAACGCGTTGTTCGAAAGCGGCGGGCCGGCACCGAACGGGTCGATGCGCCGGATCGAGCTTCGTCGTGACGGCGCGCTCGTCACGACGCTCGATCTCTACGATTTCATCACGCAAGGAAAGGCGGCCGGCGACGTGCATCTGGAGCAGGGCGACGTGATCGTGATTCCACCCGCGGGGCCGCGTGTGGCATTGCTTGGAGCGCTCGACACGCCGGCCATCTACGAATTGAAGTCGAACGACGAATCGTTGCAGCAGTTGCTGAAGTATGCGGGAGGGGTCAATGCGTTAACGGGCCGCTCCAAGGTGCTCATCGAGCGCATCGATCCCACCCAGGCCAGGGCGCCGCGTACCGTCGAGGAGCTCAAGCTCGATGCCGCCGGGCTCGCGAGTACCGTGAAAGACGGCGACGTGATCACGTTGTTCGACATCAGCCCTCAATTCGCCAACGCAGTGACGCTGCGCGGCAACGTCGCGGCGCCGTTGCGCTATCCCTACAAGCCGGGTATGACGCTCGCGGATCTGCTGCCCGATCCGGACGCGTTGCTGACACCCGACTACTTCACGCGCAAGAACATCCTGGTGCAATACGATCGGCCCGAGCGCAGCGGGCAGTACCAACAAGGCGCGCAGTCTGGGCAAAACGGGCAGAGCGGACAGGACGGACAGGACGGGCAGGACGGGCAGAGCGGACAACTACTGGATCGGACAAAGGCCGAGGTGAAGAACCTGGTCGACGAGCCGGATTGGAATTACGCCGTGATCGAGCGCCTCAATCACAACGACCTCAGGACGCAGTTGATCCCATTCAATCTAGGCGATGTCGTCCTGAAGAAAGATCCGAAGGCCAATTTGCCGCTCGAACCGGGCGATGTCGTGACGATCTTCGGCACGAAGGACATGCGCTTGCCGCTCGCTGACGAGACGCGGCTCGTGCGCGTCGACGGAGAGGTTCGTGCTGCCGGTATCTACGAGTTGCGTCCTGGAGACACGTTGCAGACCGTCTTGCGCCGCGCGGGGGGGACCACGCCGCAGGCCTATCTCTACGGTCTCGAACTCACGCGCGAGCAAACACGCAAGGATCAGCAGCGCAACCTCGATGCGGCGCTCGCGCGTGCCGAGCGGCAGGCTGGCAGCCAGCTAGCCGCGGCGCTCGCGAACGTTCCCGACGGTGATAAGGCCGTGCAGGACCAGATCGTCGACGCGCAGCAGTCCGAGCTTCAGACCTTGCATTCGCTCAAGCCCAATGGACGGGTGTCGCTCGATTTGCCGACGAGCGTCGATAGGGTTGCCGAGTTGCCCGATGTCCCGCTGGAAGGCGGCGATGCGGTTTACGTTCCGCCGATGCCGTCCTACGTGATGGTCGTGGGCGCGGTGGACAACGAAAATGCGCAGCTCTGGGGGCCGGGGCGCACGGTCGGGGATGCTCTGCGCGCCGCAGGCGTACAGCAGGACGTCGCCGATTCGTCCGGGGCCTTCGTGCTGCGCGCAGACGGCAGCGTGCTCCGCAAGAATTCGACGACCTGGTTCCACTCCTTCAACGCGACTCCACTCATGCCGGGCGATACGGTCGTGATGCCCGAGAAGCTCGATCGCCGCTCGACCATGACCAAGGTCGTGGCGGGATTGAAGGACTGGACGCAGGTCCTGGCAAACTTCGGTCTTGGCGCGGCCGCCATCAAGGTCCTGAGATAA
- a CDS encoding GumC family protein, giving the protein MNDMATNVTTAQRDGDPAKRGDGPGVDTPGVEEIDLLDVGIALGEEKRTIFGVAFVVTLVGLVVSLMLPAMYTGQTVLMPPQQQSSASSALAGLGALAGMAGVVPDIKSPDQVYVGLLKSDTIADRLIDRFKLEQRYDVGLMQAARTKLQERVDIAADSHSGFVTIKASDRSPVFAAQLANAYVDELRMMLDRLAVTEAQQRRLFFQQQVDKTKEKLSQAEIALKDAQRSSGVVSLDAQVLGAIRQSADLRAQIASREVELESMRTYATASNPDVQRVLAEIDAMRGQLATLEGGDGANASKKSDDAAALATVRAYREVKYQEAQLDAFTKQLELAQLDVAREGPLVQQIDVATPPEKRSAPRRGLIVLVSAVAGLALGLVAAFFRRVARSSAETAEKFVRMREAWGLRGKKARASREGVL; this is encoded by the coding sequence ATGAACGATATGGCAACGAACGTGACGACTGCGCAGCGCGACGGGGACCCAGCGAAGCGTGGGGATGGGCCGGGCGTCGATACGCCGGGCGTCGAAGAAATCGATTTGCTCGATGTCGGGATCGCACTTGGCGAGGAAAAGCGAACGATCTTCGGGGTGGCGTTCGTCGTCACGCTCGTGGGGCTCGTAGTCAGTCTGATGCTGCCGGCGATGTACACCGGCCAGACGGTCTTGATGCCGCCGCAGCAACAAAGCTCGGCATCGAGCGCCTTGGCTGGCCTTGGCGCATTGGCTGGTATGGCGGGCGTGGTGCCGGATATCAAATCGCCTGACCAGGTTTATGTGGGCCTGCTCAAGAGCGATACGATTGCCGACCGGCTCATCGATCGTTTCAAGCTCGAGCAGCGCTACGACGTCGGTCTAATGCAGGCGGCACGAACGAAGCTTCAAGAGCGGGTCGACATTGCAGCCGACTCGCATTCCGGGTTCGTCACGATCAAGGCGAGCGACCGCTCGCCCGTCTTCGCCGCGCAGCTCGCAAATGCGTACGTCGATGAGCTGCGCATGATGCTGGACCGTCTGGCGGTGACCGAGGCACAGCAGCGGCGCTTGTTCTTCCAGCAACAGGTGGACAAGACGAAGGAGAAGCTGAGTCAGGCTGAAATCGCACTCAAGGATGCCCAGCGGTCCTCGGGCGTGGTGAGCCTCGATGCCCAGGTGCTAGGCGCAATCCGCCAATCGGCCGATCTGCGAGCACAAATCGCTTCGCGCGAAGTAGAGCTTGAATCGATGCGCACTTACGCGACCGCGAGCAATCCCGACGTGCAGCGAGTCCTTGCCGAGATCGATGCCATGCGCGGGCAACTCGCGACGCTGGAGGGGGGCGATGGCGCCAATGCGAGCAAGAAATCCGACGACGCGGCTGCGCTTGCTACTGTCCGCGCCTATCGCGAGGTCAAATACCAGGAAGCGCAGCTCGATGCGTTCACAAAACAACTCGAACTCGCTCAGCTCGATGTGGCAAGAGAAGGGCCGCTCGTGCAGCAGATCGACGTCGCGACGCCACCCGAAAAAAGGAGTGCGCCGAGGCGGGGCTTGATCGTGCTCGTTTCGGCCGTTGCTGGTCTCGCACTCGGGTTGGTCGCGGCGTTTTTCCGCAGGGTGGCTCGGTCAAGCGCGGAAACGGCCGAGAAGTTCGTCCGCATGCGGGAAGCCTGGGGGCTGCGTGGAAAGAAAGCCCGAGCGAGTCGTGAAGGCGTGCTTTGA
- a CDS encoding polyprenyl synthetase family protein has product MSSTATTSPSAANLLAPISEDMEQVNRVIRQRLASEVMLINQISEYIIGAGGKRLRPALLLLVARALGDTTGHRYELAAIVEFIHTATLLHDDVVDESDLRRGRQTANALFGNAASVLVGDFLYSRSFQMMVGIGKMRVMEILAEATNIISEGEVLQLLNMHDADVDEARYMQVIRYKTAKLFEAAAQLGAVISGADAPTEAAAAEFGRRIGTAFQIMDDWLDYTGTAESMGKNAGDDLREGKPTLPLIYLIERGTPEQSALAREVIEHGGTDRFDTIFEAITRSGALDHTLECAKREARAAAAAISSFPDSIYKESLLELCSYSTARQS; this is encoded by the coding sequence ATGTCGTCGACCGCCACCACCTCCCCCAGCGCCGCCAACCTGCTCGCCCCGATTTCAGAGGACATGGAGCAGGTCAATCGTGTCATTCGGCAACGTTTGGCTTCCGAGGTGATGCTCATCAATCAGATCTCGGAATACATCATCGGCGCCGGCGGCAAGCGGCTGCGCCCCGCGCTGCTGCTGCTCGTCGCGCGCGCGCTCGGCGATACCACGGGCCACCGGTACGAGCTCGCGGCAATCGTCGAGTTCATCCACACGGCCACGCTGCTGCATGACGACGTCGTCGACGAATCGGATCTGCGGCGCGGCCGGCAAACGGCGAACGCGCTGTTCGGCAACGCCGCGAGCGTGCTCGTCGGCGATTTCCTTTACTCGCGCTCGTTCCAGATGATGGTCGGCATCGGCAAGATGCGCGTCATGGAGATTCTGGCCGAAGCGACGAACATCATCTCCGAAGGCGAAGTCCTGCAACTGCTCAATATGCACGATGCGGACGTCGACGAAGCGCGCTACATGCAGGTGATCCGCTACAAGACGGCGAAGCTGTTCGAGGCGGCCGCGCAGCTCGGCGCGGTGATCTCGGGTGCCGACGCGCCCACGGAAGCGGCCGCCGCCGAGTTCGGCCGTCGCATCGGCACGGCATTCCAGATCATGGACGACTGGCTCGACTACACGGGCACGGCCGAATCGATGGGCAAGAACGCCGGCGACGATCTGCGCGAAGGCAAGCCGACGCTGCCGCTGATCTATTTGATCGAGCGCGGCACGCCAGAGCAATCGGCGCTCGCGCGTGAGGTGATCGAGCACGGCGGCACCGATCGCTTCGACACGATTTTCGAGGCGATCACGCGCTCGGGCGCACTCGATCACACGCTCGAGTGCGCAAAGCGCGAGGCGCGAGCGGCCGCCGCGGCGATTTCTTCGTTCCCGGATTCCATTTACAAAGAAAGCCTGCTAGAATTATGCTCTTACTCGACGGCGCGTCAGTCTTGA
- the rplU gene encoding 50S ribosomal protein L21: MYAVIKTGGKQYKVAVGEKLKVEQIPADIDAEITLDQVLAVGEGESIKFGTPLVSGASVKATVVSQGRHDKVTIFKMRRRKHYQKHAGHRQNYTELRIDAINA, encoded by the coding sequence ATGTACGCGGTCATAAAAACCGGCGGCAAGCAGTATAAGGTTGCTGTCGGCGAAAAATTGAAAGTAGAACAGATACCGGCAGACATTGACGCTGAAATCACGCTCGACCAGGTTCTCGCGGTAGGCGAAGGCGAATCGATTAAGTTCGGTACGCCGCTGGTGAGTGGGGCTTCCGTCAAGGCTACCGTCGTATCGCAAGGGCGGCATGACAAAGTGACGATCTTCAAGATGCGTCGCCGGAAGCACTACCAGAAGCACGCAGGTCACCGCCAGAACTACACCGAACTGCGCATCGACGCGATCAACGCGTAA
- the rpmA gene encoding 50S ribosomal protein L27, producing MAHKKAGGSSRNGRDSESKRLGVKVYGGQAINAGGIIVRQRGTRMHPGSNVGMGKDHTLFALVDGHVKFTTKGADKKHTVTVLPAAV from the coding sequence ATGGCACACAAAAAAGCAGGCGGGTCTTCCCGCAACGGCCGCGACTCCGAGTCGAAGCGCCTCGGCGTCAAGGTGTACGGCGGCCAAGCGATCAACGCCGGCGGCATCATCGTGCGCCAACGCGGCACGCGCATGCATCCGGGCAGCAACGTCGGGATGGGTAAGGACCACACGCTGTTCGCATTGGTCGACGGCCACGTCAAGTTCACGACGAAAGGCGCCGACAAGAAGCATACGGTCACCGTTCTCCCGGCCGCGGTCTGA
- the cgtA gene encoding Obg family GTPase CgtA, producing MKFIDEARIEVIAGDGGDGSASMRREKFVPFGGPDGGDGGRGGSVYAVADRNINTLIDYRYAKKHQARNGENGRGSDCYGKGGDDVFLRMPVGTVINDLDTGEIIADLTEHEQTVLIGQGGAGGLGNLHFKSSTNRAPRQKTEGKPGERRMLRLELKVLADVGLLGMPNAGKSTFISSVSNAKPKIADYPFTTLAPNLGVVRVGPSKSFVIADIPGLIEGAAEGAGLGHQFLRHLQRTGLLLHLVDLAPFDESVDPVAEAKAIVAELRKYDEALYQKPRWVVLNKLDMIAEDEREARVADFVERSEWAGPVFQISALTGLGCENLCYAVYDYLSEHSDAHRAEQAEDLAADVRFRDGPPAGDSTPPRA from the coding sequence ATGAAGTTCATTGACGAAGCGCGGATCGAGGTGATCGCCGGCGATGGCGGCGACGGCAGCGCGTCGATGCGCCGCGAAAAGTTCGTTCCGTTCGGTGGCCCCGATGGCGGCGACGGCGGCCGAGGTGGCAGCGTCTACGCAGTCGCCGACCGCAACATCAACACGCTCATCGATTACCGGTACGCGAAGAAGCACCAGGCGCGCAACGGCGAAAACGGCCGCGGCTCCGATTGCTACGGCAAGGGCGGCGACGACGTTTTCCTGCGCATGCCCGTCGGCACGGTCATCAACGATCTCGACACGGGCGAGATCATCGCGGATCTGACCGAGCACGAGCAGACCGTTCTCATCGGCCAGGGCGGGGCGGGCGGCCTCGGCAATCTGCACTTCAAGTCGAGCACGAACCGCGCGCCGCGTCAGAAGACCGAGGGCAAGCCCGGCGAGCGCCGTATGCTGCGCCTCGAACTGAAAGTGCTGGCCGACGTCGGTCTGCTCGGGATGCCGAATGCGGGTAAATCGACGTTCATCTCCTCGGTATCGAACGCGAAGCCGAAGATTGCGGACTACCCGTTTACGACGCTCGCGCCGAATCTAGGCGTCGTGCGCGTGGGGCCGAGCAAGAGCTTCGTCATCGCCGACATTCCGGGCCTGATCGAAGGCGCGGCTGAAGGCGCGGGGCTCGGTCACCAGTTTTTGCGTCACTTGCAGCGTACCGGGCTGCTGCTGCATCTCGTCGATCTCGCACCGTTCGACGAGAGCGTCGATCCCGTTGCCGAAGCAAAGGCGATCGTAGCCGAGCTGCGCAAGTACGACGAAGCGCTCTACCAAAAGCCGCGTTGGGTCGTGCTGAACAAGCTCGACATGATTGCCGAGGACGAACGTGAAGCGCGCGTGGCCGACTTCGTCGAGCGGTCCGAATGGGCGGGGCCGGTGTTTCAGATCTCGGCGCTGACTGGGCTGGGCTGCGAGAATCTTTGCTACGCCGTCTACGATTACCTGTCCGAGCATTCCGATGCCCACCGTGCCGAGCAGGCAGAGGATCTCGCGGCGGACGTCCGTTTTCGCGACGGGCCGCCGGCTGGCGATTCGACTCCACCGCGGGCCTGA
- the proB gene encoding glutamate 5-kinase, translated as MRSVIADSKRLVVKVGSSLVTNEGRGLDQAAIGRWAAQIAQLRERGKEVVLVSSGAIAEGMQRLGWTKRPREIDELQAAAAVGQMGLAQVYESRFAEYGIRTAQILLTHADLADRERYLNARSTLLTLLRLGVVPIINENDTVVTDEIKFGDNDTLGALVANLIEGDALVILTDQPGLFTADPRKDPAAQLVREADAGAPELEAMAGGAGSAIGRGGMLTKILAAKRAAGSGANTVIASGGEPDVLTRLAAGEAIGTQLVARTARLAARKQWMADHLQVRGHVVIDDGAVEKLTAGGKSLLPIGVVDVQGVFARGEVIACVSTAGREVARGLTNYSSAETKRIQRHASADIESILGYMLEPELIHRDNLVVL; from the coding sequence ATGCGCTCTGTCATCGCGGATTCGAAGCGCTTGGTTGTCAAGGTGGGATCTAGCCTCGTGACGAACGAAGGGCGCGGGCTCGACCAGGCGGCGATCGGCCGCTGGGCGGCGCAGATCGCGCAGTTGCGCGAGCGCGGCAAGGAGGTCGTGCTCGTCAGTTCGGGGGCGATCGCGGAGGGCATGCAGCGTCTGGGATGGACGAAGCGTCCACGCGAAATCGATGAATTGCAGGCCGCGGCCGCCGTTGGGCAAATGGGTCTCGCCCAAGTTTACGAGAGCCGCTTCGCCGAGTATGGGATTCGCACCGCCCAAATTCTTCTCACGCATGCCGACTTGGCCGACCGCGAGCGCTATTTGAACGCGCGCTCGACGCTGCTGACGTTGCTGCGCTTGGGCGTCGTGCCGATCATCAACGAAAACGACACGGTCGTGACCGACGAGATCAAGTTCGGCGACAACGACACGCTGGGCGCGCTAGTCGCGAATTTGATCGAAGGCGATGCGCTCGTGATCCTCACCGATCAGCCGGGCCTATTTACGGCCGATCCGCGCAAGGACCCTGCGGCGCAACTCGTGCGCGAAGCCGACGCGGGCGCGCCCGAATTGGAAGCGATGGCCGGTGGCGCAGGTTCTGCGATCGGCCGCGGCGGCATGCTGACGAAAATTCTCGCCGCGAAGCGTGCGGCCGGCAGCGGGGCGAACACCGTGATCGCAAGCGGTGGCGAGCCCGACGTGCTGACGCGGCTGGCGGCGGGCGAGGCGATCGGCACGCAGCTCGTCGCGCGCACGGCACGCCTTGCGGCACGCAAGCAATGGATGGCCGATCACCTGCAGGTGCGTGGGCACGTCGTGATCGACGACGGCGCGGTGGAAAAGCTGACGGCCGGCGGCAAGAGCCTACTGCCGATCGGGGTGGTCGACGTGCAGGGCGTGTTCGCGCGCGGAGAAGTCATTGCTTGCGTGAGCACGGCCGGGCGCGAGGTGGCGCGCGGGCTCACGAATTACAGCAGCGCCGAGACGAAGCGGATCCAGCGTCATGCGAGCGCCGACATCGAATCGATCCTCGGCTACATGCTCGAACCCGAGTTGATTCATCGCGACAATCTAGTCGTTCTCTAA
- a CDS encoding CNP1-like family protein → MKAIVLALACVAGTAVLAGCSHTPTKPKDDSTFHYLLDNTTVWTENKVETLPSLPSERDLIAFDVSQNTPLHFAVDAKSVSVGSDGVVRYTVVITSPSGAHNVNYEGIRCDTYEWRLYAGLNADHDGWDRTVSNDWARIENGDLNAYHASLYQDYFCANKMPAGTTKTIVNDMRLHRTATSHME, encoded by the coding sequence TTGAAAGCGATCGTTCTCGCGCTGGCCTGCGTGGCCGGCACCGCCGTTCTGGCCGGCTGCTCGCATACGCCGACCAAACCCAAAGACGACAGCACGTTCCATTACCTGCTCGATAACACGACCGTCTGGACTGAAAACAAGGTTGAGACGCTGCCGTCGCTACCGAGCGAGCGCGATCTGATTGCGTTCGACGTGTCGCAGAACACGCCGCTGCATTTCGCGGTCGACGCGAAGTCGGTGAGCGTGGGGTCCGACGGCGTCGTGCGCTACACGGTCGTGATCACGAGCCCGAGCGGTGCGCACAACGTCAATTACGAAGGCATTCGCTGCGATACCTACGAGTGGCGGCTCTATGCGGGCCTGAACGCCGATCACGACGGCTGGGACCGCACCGTGTCGAACGATTGGGCGCGCATCGAAAACGGCGACCTCAACGCGTACCACGCATCGCTCTATCAGGACTACTTCTGCGCCAACAAGATGCCGGCGGGAACGACCAAAACAATCGTCAACGACATGCGCCTGCACCGCACGGCAACGTCACATATGGAGTAA
- a CDS encoding RNA pyrophosphohydrolase, which produces MLDREGFRPNVGIILLNAHNEVFWGKRLREHSWQFPQGGIKYGETPLQAMYRELHEETGLHPQHVKIIGRTRDWLRYEVPDKFIKREVRGHYRGQKQIWFLLRMVGRDCDICLRATDHPEFDAWRWNEYWVPLDAVIEFKRDVYQLALTELSRFLRRVAPRMDKPHGPHHGGRYPRLSPSAQASMPDEAAPQVPNGSADTSAYSVPSFILPD; this is translated from the coding sequence ATGCTTGATCGCGAAGGCTTTCGCCCGAACGTCGGCATCATCCTCTTGAACGCGCATAACGAGGTGTTTTGGGGCAAGCGGCTACGTGAACATTCCTGGCAGTTTCCGCAAGGGGGCATCAAGTACGGTGAAACCCCTTTGCAAGCGATGTATCGGGAGTTGCACGAAGAAACCGGCCTGCACCCGCAGCACGTCAAGATCATCGGTCGCACGCGCGACTGGTTGCGTTACGAGGTGCCCGACAAGTTCATCAAGCGCGAAGTACGCGGCCACTACCGCGGCCAGAAACAAATCTGGTTCTTGCTTCGGATGGTCGGCCGCGACTGCGACATCTGTTTGCGCGCCACCGATCACCCGGAATTCGATGCTTGGCGCTGGAACGAGTATTGGGTGCCGCTCGACGCGGTCATCGAGTTCAAGCGGGATGTCTATCAATTGGCGCTGACCGAGCTGTCGCGTTTCCTGCGCCGGGTTGCGCCGCGCATGGACAAGCCGCACGGGCCGCATCACGGTGGGCGGTATCCGCGCCTGTCGCCGTCGGCGCAAGCGTCGATGCCCGACGAAGCTGCGCCGCAAGTGCCGAACGGCAGCGCCGACACGTCGGCTTACTCCGTGCCGAGTTTCATCCTGCCCGACTGA